The segment GACTCCCGCGGCAACGCCTACATCGCCGACTACGGCAACCACGCCGTCCGCATGGTCGTCGGCGGCGCCCTGCCGTAGCGGAGTAATGTTGCAGGAGCGTCCGGAGCAGGGGCGTCCGGCGGAGTCGCCGCAGGAGGGGGGGCGTAGTGAGGTAAAGCGCAGCCGTGCAGGTTCATCGCACGGCGAGCCACGAACGGAGCCCCGCCCTCCGAGGCGGCGCAGCCGAAGTGGGAGTTCCTCTGCGGAGAAGCGAAAAAAGTGCGGGCTACTGTGTGGAGGGGGCGGTCCTCGCCCGGGAGCGGAGGATGGAGACGGCCGCGTAGGCGATCAGCACCGCGGAGACGAGCTGCGACTCGGAGAACGGCCCCAGGAACCCGCGCGGGTCGTCGCGGAAGATCTCCAGGAACGACCGCGCGACGCCGTACAGGATGATCATCGTCCAGAACCGCATCCCGGTCGTCTTGAACCGGTCCCGCGTGGCGAAGAGGAACCCGAAGATCGCGAACCCGGCCGCCGCCTCGTAGAGCTGCGTCGGGTGGAGCGGGACGTGGAGCGGGGCGAGCGACGCCGGGTCGGTGAAGGTGATCGCCCACGGAAGCGAAGTCGGCTTCCCGAAGCAGCAGCCGGCGGACGTGCACCCCAGCCTCCCGAACGCCAGCCCCAGCGGGATCCCGATCGACGAGGCGTCGGCGACCGGCAGGAACGGGATCCGGTTCCGCCGCAGGAAGACGACGCAGGCCGCCATCGCCGCCAGGAAACCGCCGTAGAAGACGAGCCCCCCGTTCCAGAGCTTCAGGATCTCGGAAGGCGACGCCGCGTACTGCCGCCAGTACACCAGGACGTGGAAGAGCCTTGCCCCGGCGATGGCGGACAGGACCACCCAGAACCCCATGTCGTAGAACTTCTCGCGGTCCATCCCCCGCCGGGCGATCTCAAGCCCCGAAACCCACAACGCGGCGAGGAAACCGGCGGCGACGAAGACGCCGTAGGAGTAGATCTTGACGCTACCGATCTGCAGCAGGACGGCGTGCATCGCTCTCCTTGCCCCAGAATATCATGTCCGCGATCAGCAGGGCGACGCCCACGGTGATCCCGATGTCCGCCACGTTGAACGTGGGCCAGTGGTGCCCGCGCCACTGCAGGTCGATGAAGTCGACCACGTACCCCAGCCGCGCCCGGTCGATCAGGTTCCCGATCGCCCCCCCGAGGATCAACCCCAGGCCGCACGGCGCGGTCCCCCTCCCCGGGAGGAGCCGGATGTAGGCGATCACGGCCGCCATGGCGAGGACGGTCGCCAGGATCAGCATCGGGTGGACCCACTTCGGATTCAGGTTCGAAAGGAGGCTGAACGCCACCCCGGTGTTGCGGACGTGGACGAGCTCGAACCAGCCCGGGACGATTTCCATCGGCTCGAAGAGGGGGAGGTTCCGCACCGTCCAGATCTTGCTCGCCTGGTCGGCGGCCGCGAGCAGCCCCGCCGAAACGGCGGGCACCGCGAATTTCCGAAGCGGCGTCACCGTTCCGCCGTCACTTTCCGAGCGCGGCCGCGCAGCGGGCGCACAGGTCGGGCGCCGCGGCGTTCGCCCCCACCTCGGGGGTGTGGTTCCAGCACCGCTCGCACTTCCCCCACGGCGCCTTCGCAACCGACACCTTCAGCCCCGGCCAAGCGGCGCTCTCGTACGTCCCGGGCCCGGAGGCGTCCCCGACCTGCAGCCCGGAGACGATCGCGACGTCGCGCACCTCGCGGGCGTGCGTCGCGAGCAGGTCCGCGAAGGGGCCGGGGGAAACGGTCACCAGCGCGTCCTGGTCGCTGCCGATCCGCTTCTCCTTCCGCGCGGCCTCCAGCGGCTGCGCGATCTCGGACCGCAGGGCGAGGATCCGCTCCCACCGGGGGATGAGCTCCCCGGCCCCGGGGATCTCCCGCGGCCCGGGCAGGTCCGCGAGGAACACGGTGTCCGGCTTGCCGGTCCAGCCGGGGAGGAATGCCCACGCCTCGTCCGCGGTGAACGACAGCACCGGCGCGATCAGCGAAAGGAGCCCCTTCGCCATCTCGAACATCGCCGTCTGCGCCGACCGCCGCGCGGGGGCCCCGGCGGGGGAGCAGTACATCCGGTCCTTCAGGACGTTCAGGTAGAAGGCGGACAGCTCCACGGCGCAGAAGTTGTTCACGGCGTGGTAGACCATGTAGAATTCGTACTCCTCGTACCCCTTCCGGACCTTCCGCACCAGCCGGTCGAAGACCGCCATCGCGTACCGGTCCATCTCCTCCATCCGCTCCACGGGGACCGCGTCCCGCTCCGGCGAGAAGTCGTCCACGTTGGCCAGCAGGTACCGGATCGTGTTGCGGATCTTCCGGTACGACTCGGCGATCCGCTCGAGGATCTCCGGCGACAGCGGGTTGTCGCCGCGGTAGTCCAGCGCGCCGACCCAGAGGCGGAGGACCTCGGCGCCGTATTTCTTGATCACCTCCCCCGGGGCGATCACGTTCCCCCGGGACTTGCTCATCGCCTCGCCCTTGCCGTCCACCACGAAACCGTGGGTGAGCACCCCGCGGTACGGCGCGACGCCGCGCGTGCCGACCGCCGCGAGGATCGACGAGT is part of the Deltaproteobacteria bacterium genome and harbors:
- the lgt gene encoding prolipoprotein diacylglyceryl transferase; amino-acid sequence: MHAVLLQIGSVKIYSYGVFVAAGFLAALWVSGLEIARRGMDREKFYDMGFWVVLSAIAGARLFHVLVYWRQYAASPSEILKLWNGGLVFYGGFLAAMAACVVFLRRNRIPFLPVADASSIGIPLGLAFGRLGCTSAGCCFGKPTSLPWAITFTDPASLAPLHVPLHPTQLYEAAAGFAIFGFLFATRDRFKTTGMRFWTMIILYGVARSFLEIFRDDPRGFLGPFSESQLVSAVLIAYAAVSILRSRARTAPSTQ
- the lspA gene encoding signal peptidase II, which encodes MPAVSAGLLAAADQASKIWTVRNLPLFEPMEIVPGWFELVHVRNTGVAFSLLSNLNPKWVHPMLILATVLAMAAVIAYIRLLPGRGTAPCGLGLILGGAIGNLIDRARLGYVVDFIDLQWRGHHWPTFNVADIGITVGVALLIADMIFWGKESDARRPAADR